The window TATTGGCTTACTTCTGTTTAAAGTTGATAAGGATCACTTGAAAGTCGGTTTTTTTGAGGAAAATTTAACAAAAGTTTGCATCAGAATAAAATTTTGAATTTTTTTACCTTAATTAATTTTTTTAAAATAAAATTTTTGATAATCTACTATTTAAGGCTTTAATTTTTTATTTAATTTCATTTACATTATTTTCTTATTTTTGAGAAATTAAAAAAAGAATTAAAATATTGTAAGTGTGGATTAAGGGTTTTAATATTGCATTATAATAATATAAAATAAAGTCAGAAATAATACGCTCAAAAGAGATATGTTAGTAGTTGTCAGCCTTGTCGTCCTAATTGTCATTATCATTTAGTAAGTGATGAAGCGCTGATCTATTGCCAATAGAAAAAATCAATCAAAGTGCTTCATTCGAGTGAAGCACTTTTTTTTATAAGCCAGTTGTTAAAAATAATTCAGTTATAATGAGCAATTCAAAAAAGAATAGTTGGGAGGTAAGCGATAATCAAGAGAATCCGGCGTCAATGGCCATGTTGTATGCAACAGGGCTGACGGATGAGCAGATGAAGCAACCTTTTGTGGGGGTAGCTAGTTGCGGGTATGAAAGTAATCCTTGTAACATGCACCTTAATGACTTTGCAAGAGCCATAAAGGCATCTACTAGAAAGTCAAAACTGACTGGATTGGTCTTCAATACAATAGGTATTAGTGATGGGATTTCAATGGGGACTTCAGGAATGCGATATAGTCTTCCTTCCCGAGAGATCATCGCTGATTCCGTAGAGTCATTTATTCTAGGTCATTCGTTTGACGGGATAATTACCGTAGCTGGTTGTGATAAAAACATGCCGGGTGCAGTCATGGGTATGCTAAGGGTCAATAGGCCTTCCATCATGGTGTATGGAGGCACCATTAGGTCTGGTAAATATAAAGGAGAAAAGCTGAATATTGTTTCGGCTTTTGAAGCCTATGGAAAGAAAATCAAAAATGAAATTTCTGATGAGGATTACACGGGCGTAATCAAAAATGCATGTCCCGGAGCAGGTGCTTGTGGTGGGATGTATACCGCCAATACCATGTCTTCTGCCATAGAAGCTATGGGGCTTTCACTTCCCTACAGTGCATCCAACCCTGCCAATTCTCAGGAAAAAGCAGCTGAATGTGAGGCCGCTGGGGAGTTTATAGCCAACTTATTGGCAATGGATTTGAAGCCGAAAGATATTGTCACCAAGAAAAGTTTAGAGAATGCTGTAAGGGTGGTTGTGGCACTTGCAGGAAGTACCAATGCGGTATTGCACTTGTTGGCCATTGCCCGAACTGCTGAAATTGACTTTGGTTTGGAAGATTTCAAGAAGATTAATGCCACCACTCCTGTATTAGGTGATTTCAAACCTAGTGGTAAATACATGATGGAAGACTTGCATGATCAAGGAGGATTGCCGGCATTTATGCGGTACCTTCTAGACAATGGACTCCTACATGGTGATTGCATGACGGTTACCGGCAAAACTATTGCTGAAAATTTGGCTAACGTTGCGCCAATTAAAGTTGCTAAAGGAAGTGTAATCAACCCTATTGATTCTCCTGTAAAAGAAACAGGACACCTTTGTATATTGACAGGAAACTTAGCACCTGAAGGTTCAGTGGCCAAGATATCAGGAAAAGAAGGTGTCTCTTTTACCGGACCTGCAAAGGTGTATAACTCAGAACAAGAGGCCAATGATGCCATGAAAAACATGGAAGTTCAAAAAGGTGATGTGGTCGTCATCAGGTTTGTAGGTCCAAAGGGTGGACCCGGAATGCCTGAGATGCTTAAACCTACCTCAATAATTATTGGAGCAGGATTGGGAGCTGATGTAGCGCTCATTACAGACGGAAGATTTTCAGGAGGCACCCATGGCTTTGTCGTAGGTCATGTTACGCCGGAAGCATATACAGGTGGTCCAATAGGACTTTTACAAAATGGCGATATGGTTACCATCAATGGAGAAACACTTGAAATCTCTTGTGATGTATCTGAAGAAACTTTTGCAGAGCGAAAGAAAACTTGGGTAAATAAAGACTTGAGCCATTTAAATGGAACGTTAAAAAAATATTCTCAGTTAGTTTCTACGGCATCTGAAGGATGCGTTACGGATAAAGATTAACGACTATGAATGATTCACAGATAAGAGGGGCAGAAATTGTAATCAAATCCCTGGTAGCAGAAAATGCCAAATTTATTTTTGGCTACCCGGGAGGGGCTATCATGCCGGTGTATGATGCACTCTATGATTATATGGATCAAATCCAGCATATCCTCACCCGACACGAACAAGGGGCAATTCATGCTGCCCAAGGATATGCCAGAGTTTCCGGAAAAGTAGGGGTTTGTATGGCCACCTCCGGCCCGGGAGCAACCAATTTAATAACAGGCATGGCTGATGCCTTAATTGACAGTACACCTCTGGTCTGTATTACAGGACAGGTATTGTCACCGCTTCTGGGAACAGATGCTTTTCAAGAGACCGATGTGGTAGGGATTTCTATGCCTGCCACTAAATGGAATATTCAAGTAAGAAGGGTGGAGGATATCGCACCAGCTATTGCTAAAGGTTTTCATATTGCCAGATCCGGAAGACCTGGGCCTGTATTGATAGACATTACAAAGGATGCTCAGGTAGCGCTAGGGGACTATAACTATGTGCCTTGTCTAAATATTCGCTCTTACCGACCTTATCCAAAGGTGGAAGACAGTGTGATTGATGCGGCAGCTAAGCTAATCAATAATGCAAAAAGGCCTTATCTTTTATATGGACAGGGTGTAATATTGGGTAAAGCTGAAAGTCAGTTAAAGGCATTTTTAGATAAGACAGGAATTCCTGCAGCTTGTACCTTATTGGGAACAGGTGCCTTGTCAGAGGAACATCCAAATTATGTAGGGAAGTTGGGTATGCATGGCAATTATGCGCCGAATATGCTTACCAACAAGTGCGATGTTTTGATCAGTGTGGGGATGCGGTTTGATGACCGAGTAACGGGAGATGTAAAGCGTTATGCCAAACAGGCCAAGGTGATTCATCTTGAATTGGATCCTGCGGAAATTAACAAGATTGTAAAAGCCGAAGTACCTATTTTAGGTGATTGTAAGGTCAGTTTGGAAAAGCTTGTTGAGAAAGTAGACAAGAAAGAACATCCGGAATGGTTCAAGCAATTCAGAGAGCTTGAAGCAGAGGAAAAAAGAGTGGTTGTGGGCAATGATTTGTCACCGACCAAGAATGGCCTGACCATGGGTGAAGTGATTCGACATATCAATGAGTTTAAAGCAGACGATGCGATTCTGGTTACTGACGTAGGTCAGCATCAAATGGTCGCTTGGAGGTATTTTGAATACAAAAACTCCAGAACACAGGTTACCTCCGGGGGCTTGGGTACCATGGGCTTTTCTCTTCCTGCCGCCTTAGGAGCTCAGCTCCATGATTACAGCAAAGAAGTAATCTGTGTAGTAGGAGATGGCGGAATTCAGATGACCATTCAAGAGCTAGGGGCCATTATGCAAACCAAGGCTCCAGTGAAAGTTGTTTTGCTAAACAATAATTTCTTGGGCATGGTAAGACAGTGGCAGCAGTTGTTCTTTGACAAGCGCTACTCTTTTACGGAACTTGATAACCCTGACTTTATAAAAATTGCAGAGGCTTATAATTTTAAGGTTCAAAAAGTAGATGAAAGAGCTGAATTACGTCAGGCTGTAGCTGAGATGTTTGTACATGATGGACCTTATTTCCTTGAGGTGAAAGTAGAAAAAGAGGACAATGTTTTTCCAATGATTGCCACCGGCAGTTCTGTAGAAGAAGTTAGACTTAAATAACTCAGATGAAAAGAAGATACACAATTTCTGTATTTACAGAAAATTTCATAGGAATACTCAGTAGAATTACCCTAATATTTACCCGAAGGGGAATCAATATTGATGGTTTTACTGCCTCAGAAAGTAGAGAAGAGGGGATTTACAGGATCACCATTGAGGTGAATACAACTGAAGAGCAAGTGATTCAGTTGTCAAGGCAAATCGAAAAAATCATTGACGTAATCAAAGCTTTTTATTACTTGGATGATGAAATGGTTTTTCAAGAAATTGCTTTGTACAAAATTCCAATTGACAGTATAGATCCAGGTTTGGAGAAAGTAATTCGCCAGTACAACGCGAAGATTATTTCAGCCGAGAAGGATTTTGTGGTCGTAGAGATGACAGGCCATAAAGAAGACACCCAGGATTTGCTGGAAGTTTTAAAAGAATTCAATGTTCTGGAATTTGTTAGGTCCGGCAGGGTAGCTGTGGCCAAGCCAATGGTGAGTATTGATAAATATTTATAATACCAATTTAAAATCAATTTTAATTTATAGTTATGAAACTGAAGTTCGGTACAGTTGAAGAAAACGTAGTGACAAGAGAAGAATTTCCTCTTGAAAAAGCCAAGGAAGTCCTAAAAGACGAAGTTATCGCCGTATTAGGATATGGGGTTCAAGGCCCAGGACAGGCGCTAAACCTTAAAGACAATGGTTTCAATGTCATTGTTGGACAACGAAAAGATTCCAAAACTTGGGACAAAGCTGTCGCTGACGGATGGGTTCCCGGTGAAACACTTTTTGAGTTGGAAGAAGCCTGTGAAAAAGGAACAATTCTTCAGTTCTTGTTGTCTGATGCCGGACAAATTGCCTTATGGCCAACAGTTAAGAAACATTTGACTCCAGGAAAAGCACTTTACTTTTCTCATGGCTTTGGTGTTACTTACAAAGAGCAAACAGGTATCGTTCCACCAGCGGATGTGGACGTGATTTTGGTTGCCCCTAAAGGTTCAGGAACTTCATTGAGGAGAATGTTTGTTGAAGGTAGAGGATTGAACTCATCTTTCGCTATTTTCCAAGATGCGACAGGAAGAGCAAAAGAGAGAGTAGTTGCTTTAGGTATTGGTGTAGGTTCAGGATATTTATTCGAAACTGATTTTTACAAAGAAGTAACGTCTGACCTTACAGGAGAAAGAGGTTCTTTGATGGGTGCTATTCAGGGTATTTTCGCAGCTCAGTACGAAGTATTAAGAGCCAATGGTCATACTCCTTCAGAAGCATTCAACGAAACTGTTGAAGAATTGACACAAAGTTTGATGCCTTTAGTAGCTGAAAACGGAATGGATTGGATGTATGCCAACTGTTCAACTACAGCTCAAAGAGGTGCATTGGATTGGTGGAAACCTTTCAGAGATGCAACCAAACCTGTATTCGAAGACTTATACAATAGTGTAAAGACAGGAAAAGAAGCAGCCAAGTCTATTGAAGCCAATAGTAAGCCTGACTATAGGGTGAAATTGGAAGAAGAATTGAAAGAATTGAGAGATTCTGAAATGTGGCAAGCGGGAGCAACTGTCCGTAAATTAAGACCAGAAAACAATTAAAAAATAACGATGTCAGAAAAGCTTTGGATATTTGATACCACCCTTAGGGATGGAGAACAGGTACCGGGTTGCCAACTCGATACCAGGGAAAAAATTGTAGTAGCCAAGGCTTTGGAAGCATTGGGAGTTGATATCCTTGAGGCTGGATTTCCTGTATCCAGCCCCGGGGATTTCAATTCTGTTGTGGAAATATCAAAGGCAGTAGAAGACCCTATCATCTGTGCCCTCTCCAGAGCGGTGGAGAAAGACATAGAAGTGGCAGCTGAGGCATTAAAGTATGCCAAAAAAAGCAGGATCCACACCGGTATAGGTGTCTCCGGTTACCACATTGAGCATAAGTTTAGAAGTACTCCTGATGCCGTGCTTGAAAAAGCTGTCAAGGCAGTGAAGTTTGCAAGGAACCTTGTAGGAGAAGTGGAGTTTTATGCTGAGGATGCCGGAAGGGCAGATCCTGAATTCCTTGCGAAAATTGTTGAAGCAGTGATCAAAGCAGGAGCTACAGTCATCAATATTCCGGACACTACAGGCTATTGTCTTCCAGAGCAGTACGGAAATATCATTCGTTTTCTCAAAGAAAATGTCTCAAATATAGACAAGGCCATTTTGTCTACCCACTGTCACAATGACCTTGGTTTGGCCACAGCCAATAGCCTTTCGGGCGTACTAAATGGGGCCAGACAAGTAGAAGTGACCATGAATGGCATAGGTGAACGTGCCGGCAACACCTCATTGGAAGAAGTGGTGATGGCCATAAAAAGTCACAAAGAGGTACCGGTATATACCGGAATCAATACCAAGAAAATTTACGAAACGAGTAGGATTATTTCCAAACTCATGAACATGCCTATACAACCAAATAAGGCTATTGTAGGTAGAAATGCATTTGCACACTCATCCGGAATACACCAAGACGGTGTCTTAAAAAACAGGGAGAATTATGAAATTATAGATCCCAAAGATGTAGGTGTAGAAGAATCATCCATTGTCCTTACAGCAAGAAGCGGAAGGGCAGCGTTAAAGCATCACCTGAAATTATTGGGGTTTGAATTTGACAAAGAAAAATTGGATGAAATTTACGCTGATTTCTTGACCCTTGCAGACTCAAAAAGAGATATAGGAAGAAAAGACCTATTGTCTTTATTAGGTGAACATTTGGAAAACGCTCCCTTCATTGAAATGAAAGAGGTTTTCTACGAAGGCAGTGAAGGAGCAGGAGGTCATGCAAAAGTTGTTCTTGCCATTGGTGAAGAAGAAAAGAGAAGTGAATCCGACGGAAATGGCCCTGTAGATGCAGTCATTAAATCCATCAAGAAATTAATTCCTCAGCAGGTTATATTGGATGAGTTCTTGATCCAAGCAATCACAAAGGGGAGTGACGATGTATGTAAAGTACATATGAGATTGATGCATAATGAACGTCCCTATCATGGGTTCGGATCCGAAACAGACATAGTATTGGCCTCGGCCAAGGCATTTATTGATGCTTTAAATAAATTACCTGTCAAATAAATTTGGCAAAAATCTAAATATAATGGAGAAGAAATCATTATTTGATAAGATTTGGGATGCGCATGTGATCCAGTCTATCCCAAGTGGTCCGGATGTGTTTTTCATAGATAAGCATTTTATCCACGAAGTAACCAGCCCGGTTGCATTCCTTAATCTTGAAAAAAGAGGAAACAAGGTTATGTTTCCTGAAAGGACCATTGCTACTCCCGATCATAATGTACCCACTGTTGATCAGGACAAAACGATCAAGGATCAACTTTCCCGTATGCAAGTTGAAAAATTAAGGGAAAATTGTAAGAAGCACGGAATAGATCTTCACGATCTAGGTACGGACCATCATGGTATAGTCCATGTAATTGGCCCCGAGCTTGGCATTACCCAGCCGGGAATGACCATAGTTTGTGGAGATAGTCATACTTCTACACATGGAGCTTTTGGTACCATTGCTTTTGGTATAGGTACTTCAGAAGTTGAAATGGTTTTTGCTACTCAATGCATCATGCAAGCAAAACCTAAAAAAATGCGTATAACCATTGATGGTGAATTAGGCAAAGGGGTTACCTCTAAGGATATTATATTGTACATCATTGCTCAGATTTCCGCCAGTGGTGGTACGGGGTATTTCATTGAATATGCAGGAAGTGCCATCAGGTCTTTGAGCATGGAAGCAAGAATGACCATCTGTAATATGAGCATAGAGATGGGGGCAAGAGGTGGCTTGATAGCTCCTGACGAAACTACTTTTGAGTACCTCAAAGGGAAACAATATTCCCCTAAAGGAGAAGAATGGGACAAGGCTGTTGCACATTGGAAAACACTTCAAACTGATGAGGGTGCTACATTTGATGTAGAATACCAATATGATGCTGCAGACATTGAGCCGATGATTACCTATGGTACCAATCCGGGTATGGGAGTGAAGGTGAGAGGAAATATCCCAACAACAGACGGGATGAATGAGAGTGAAAATAAATCTTATATCAAATCCTTGGATTATATGGGCTTCCAGCCTGGAGAGGCTATGGAAGGCAAAAAAATTGACTATGTATTCGTGGGTAGTTGTACCAATGGACGTATAGAAGATTTGAGGTCTGTCGCTCAATTTGTAAAAGGCAAAAAGAAAGCAGACAATATCACTGCTTGGATTGTTCCAGGTTCTAGAGAAGTAGAGAAAAAAGCAATCGAAGAAGGAATTGTTCAGACCCTTGAAGAGGCCGGTTTTAAATTAAGACAACCGGGTTGTTCTGCTTGTTTGGCAATGAATGATGATAAAATCCCTTCCGGAAAATATGCTGTTTCAACTTCAAACAGAAACTTTGAAGGACGTCAAGGACCAGGAAGCCGAACGCTACTTGCTTCTCCACTTACTGTAGCGGCTGTAGCCATTACAGGCGTGATTACAGACCCAAGGGATATAATAGAAGAATTAGTACAAGAAAAATAATATCATGGCATACGATAAATTTGATGTTTTGACCAGTAGGGTGGTTCCGCTTTCCTCAGAAAATGTAGATACTGACCAAATTATTCCGGCTAGGTTTTTAAAAGCTACAGAACGAAAGGGATTTGGAGACAATCTCTTTAGAGACTGGCGATATGATAAAGAAGGAAATCCTAAACCGGATTTCGTTTTAAATGACCCGACATATAGTGGTAAAATACTTTTAGCAGGTAAAAATTTCGGATCAGGTTCAAGTCGTGAGCATGCGGTATGGGCCATTTATGATTATGGATTTAGATGTGTGGTTTCAAGTTTCTTTGCTGATATTTTCAAGAATAATTGCTTGAATATTGGCGTGCTTCCAGTTACCGTTTCTCCGAAATTTGCAGAAGAATTATTTGCAGCTGTGGAAGCGAATCCTGAAGCAGAAGTAGAGGTAGATATCAATAAACAAACCATTACTTTACTTTCTACCGGAAATTCAGAATCTTTTGATATCAATTCTTACAAAAAGCAAAACATGAAAAATGGGTTTGATGATATCGATTATTTGCTGAACCTTAAAGAAGAAATAGTGGCATTCGAAGCCAAAAGGTAAACTTTGCTCTGAGTTTCGAAGTTTCAATTGTGTCAGGTTAATGGTAAGGGAATGCGTAGAGAAAAGAATATAGAAATCATGGACACCACCCTGAGGGATGGAGAGCAAACCTCTGGGGTGTCATTTCTTCCTTCAGAAAAACTCCAGATTGCGAAGCTTTTACTGGAAGAGCTTAGAGTGGACCGAATTGAGGTTGCTTCTGCCAGGGTTTCAGAAGGAGAGATGGAAGGAGTCAAAAGGATTACAAATTGGGCAGAGGAGAGAGGCTTTTTAGGGAGCATTGAGGTTTTAGGGTTTGTAGATACTCCAAAATCTGTAGATTGGATGGTAGAAGCCGGTGCCAAAGTAATGAATTTGCTTACAAAAGGCTCCCTAAATCATCTAACCCATCAACTTAAAAAAACACCTGAAGTTCATTTTGCAGAGATAGAAAAGTGCATTTCCTATGCAAGAACTCATGGCATTGAAGTGAATGTTTATCTTGAGGATTGGAGCAATGGTATGCGAAATTCTAGGGATTACGCCCTCTCAATGATCGAATTTCTCTCCCAGCAGCCGGTCAAAAGAATTATGCTTCCGGATACCTTGGGGCTGCTCTGTCCTGATGAAGTAAAGGAGTTTCTGGAACTTATTTGTGATAAGTTTCCGGAAGTGCATTTTGATTTCCATGCGCACAATGATTATGACCTGTCTGTTGCCAATGTCCTTCATGCGGTAAATACCGGCGCCAAAGGCATACATACCACAGTAAATGGTTTGGGTGAGAGGGCCGGTAATGCTCCTCTTGAGTCCATCGTAGCAGTAATAAAGGATTTTACACCTTGTCATCTCAATGTAAACGAGAGTAAAATCTACAGAATAAGTAAGCTGGTAGAGCAATTTTCAGGCTTGAGAATTCCTGCGAATAAACCGGTGGTTGGGGAAAATGTATTTACCCAAACAGCTGGTGTTCATGCTGATGGGGACAATAAAAAGAACCTGTATTTTAGCGATTTGCTTCCTGAGCGATTTGGGAGAACGCGAAAATATGCCTTGGGAAAAACCTCAGGCAAAGCCAATATTTCCAAAAATCTGGAAGAGCTGGGTATTTCCCTTGAGCCCGAAGAATTGACAAGGGTGACACAAAAAATCATTGAGCTAGGAGACAAAAAGGAGCGGGTTACAACTGAAGATCTTCCCTATATAATCTCAGATGTGCTTCAAAATAATTCCATTAATAAAGACATTGTTATTGATGGATACCATATGGTGCATTCCAAAGGCCTAAAGCCTTCTGTTCAGTTGCGAGTCAAAATATTCGACAACTATTATGAACAGAATGCCTCCGGTGATGGGCAGTATGATTCATTTATGAAAGCCCTAAAGAAAATCTACAAGGGTCTGGACATGCAGCTACCAAAGCTGACGGATTTTCATATAAGTATCCCCCCGGGGGGGAAGACCGATGCTTTTGTAGAATGTGTGATTACTTGGGATTTGAATGGAAGGATCTTCAAGACCAAAGGTTTGGATAGTGACCAAACCATTGCGGCCATGATGGCCACCGAAAAAATGCTTAATATCATAGAACAAATCAAAAATAGTAACAAAACTGAAAAAAAGAATCCTTATGGAAATGAATATAGCCCTATTACCTGGTGATGGTATTGGCCCTGAAGTAATCGCTCAGGCAGTAAAAGTTGTAGATGCTGTCGCTAAGAAATTTGGACATAAAATCACTTACAATGAAGCCATCACAGGTGCTGCCGCTATTGATGCAGTAGGTAACCCTTACCCAGACTCCACACACGAAGCCTGTGTTGCAGCAGATGCAGTACTTTTTGGTGCTATTGGTCATCCTAAGTTTGACAACGACCCAAGTGCAAAAGTAAGGCCTGAGCAAGGGTTATTGGAAATGAGAAAAAAATTAGGGCTATTTTCAAATGTTCGTCCTACCTTTACTTTTCCTTCCTTGCTCCACAAGTCCCCTTTGAAAAAAGAAAGAATTGAAGGTACAGATTTGGTTTTTTTAAGGGAACTTACAGGAGGCATCTATTTTGGAGAACCAAGAGGTAGAAATGAACAAGGAACAAAGGCTTTTGATTCTTGTGTTTATTCCGTAGAGGAAATTGAAAGACTGGCTAGAATGGGCTTTGAATTTGCAAGGAAAAGAAGGAAACTATTGACCTGCGTGGATAAGGCTAACGTTTTGGCCACTTCTCGTCTTTGGAGAGAAACTGTACAACGTCTGGCCCCTGAATACCCTGATGTCAAAGTTGAATATGAATTTGTGGATGCTGTAGCCATGAGATTGGTTCAATGGCCTAAAGCCTATGATGTCTTGATCACAGAAAACCTGTTTGGAGATATTCTTACA of the Cyclobacterium marinum DSM 745 genome contains:
- the leuB gene encoding 3-isopropylmalate dehydrogenase — its product is MEMNIALLPGDGIGPEVIAQAVKVVDAVAKKFGHKITYNEAITGAAAIDAVGNPYPDSTHEACVAADAVLFGAIGHPKFDNDPSAKVRPEQGLLEMRKKLGLFSNVRPTFTFPSLLHKSPLKKERIEGTDLVFLRELTGGIYFGEPRGRNEQGTKAFDSCVYSVEEIERLARMGFEFARKRRKLLTCVDKANVLATSRLWRETVQRLAPEYPDVKVEYEFVDAVAMRLVQWPKAYDVLITENLFGDILTDEASVISGSMGLMPSASIGLKTKLFEPIHGSYPQAAGKDIANPLAAVLSASMMFEYAFDLMDEAKAISDVVNLSLEKGVVTEDLSEGEKSYKTSEVGDWLAEQIEKM
- a CDS encoding 2-isopropylmalate synthase — encoded protein: MSEKLWIFDTTLRDGEQVPGCQLDTREKIVVAKALEALGVDILEAGFPVSSPGDFNSVVEISKAVEDPIICALSRAVEKDIEVAAEALKYAKKSRIHTGIGVSGYHIEHKFRSTPDAVLEKAVKAVKFARNLVGEVEFYAEDAGRADPEFLAKIVEAVIKAGATVINIPDTTGYCLPEQYGNIIRFLKENVSNIDKAILSTHCHNDLGLATANSLSGVLNGARQVEVTMNGIGERAGNTSLEEVVMAIKSHKEVPVYTGINTKKIYETSRIISKLMNMPIQPNKAIVGRNAFAHSSGIHQDGVLKNRENYEIIDPKDVGVEESSIVLTARSGRAALKHHLKLLGFEFDKEKLDEIYADFLTLADSKRDIGRKDLLSLLGEHLENAPFIEMKEVFYEGSEGAGGHAKVVLAIGEEEKRSESDGNGPVDAVIKSIKKLIPQQVILDEFLIQAITKGSDDVCKVHMRLMHNERPYHGFGSETDIVLASAKAFIDALNKLPVK
- the ilvB gene encoding biosynthetic-type acetolactate synthase large subunit; the protein is MNDSQIRGAEIVIKSLVAENAKFIFGYPGGAIMPVYDALYDYMDQIQHILTRHEQGAIHAAQGYARVSGKVGVCMATSGPGATNLITGMADALIDSTPLVCITGQVLSPLLGTDAFQETDVVGISMPATKWNIQVRRVEDIAPAIAKGFHIARSGRPGPVLIDITKDAQVALGDYNYVPCLNIRSYRPYPKVEDSVIDAAAKLINNAKRPYLLYGQGVILGKAESQLKAFLDKTGIPAACTLLGTGALSEEHPNYVGKLGMHGNYAPNMLTNKCDVLISVGMRFDDRVTGDVKRYAKQAKVIHLELDPAEINKIVKAEVPILGDCKVSLEKLVEKVDKKEHPEWFKQFRELEAEEKRVVVGNDLSPTKNGLTMGEVIRHINEFKADDAILVTDVGQHQMVAWRYFEYKNSRTQVTSGGLGTMGFSLPAALGAQLHDYSKEVICVVGDGGIQMTIQELGAIMQTKAPVKVVLLNNNFLGMVRQWQQLFFDKRYSFTELDNPDFIKIAEAYNFKVQKVDERAELRQAVAEMFVHDGPYFLEVKVEKEDNVFPMIATGSSVEEVRLK
- the leuD gene encoding 3-isopropylmalate dehydratase small subunit translates to MAYDKFDVLTSRVVPLSSENVDTDQIIPARFLKATERKGFGDNLFRDWRYDKEGNPKPDFVLNDPTYSGKILLAGKNFGSGSSREHAVWAIYDYGFRCVVSSFFADIFKNNCLNIGVLPVTVSPKFAEELFAAVEANPEAEVEVDINKQTITLLSTGNSESFDINSYKKQNMKNGFDDIDYLLNLKEEIVAFEAKR
- the ilvC gene encoding ketol-acid reductoisomerase, with product MKLKFGTVEENVVTREEFPLEKAKEVLKDEVIAVLGYGVQGPGQALNLKDNGFNVIVGQRKDSKTWDKAVADGWVPGETLFELEEACEKGTILQFLLSDAGQIALWPTVKKHLTPGKALYFSHGFGVTYKEQTGIVPPADVDVILVAPKGSGTSLRRMFVEGRGLNSSFAIFQDATGRAKERVVALGIGVGSGYLFETDFYKEVTSDLTGERGSLMGAIQGIFAAQYEVLRANGHTPSEAFNETVEELTQSLMPLVAENGMDWMYANCSTTAQRGALDWWKPFRDATKPVFEDLYNSVKTGKEAAKSIEANSKPDYRVKLEEELKELRDSEMWQAGATVRKLRPENN
- the ilvD gene encoding dihydroxy-acid dehydratase, translating into MSNSKKNSWEVSDNQENPASMAMLYATGLTDEQMKQPFVGVASCGYESNPCNMHLNDFARAIKASTRKSKLTGLVFNTIGISDGISMGTSGMRYSLPSREIIADSVESFILGHSFDGIITVAGCDKNMPGAVMGMLRVNRPSIMVYGGTIRSGKYKGEKLNIVSAFEAYGKKIKNEISDEDYTGVIKNACPGAGACGGMYTANTMSSAIEAMGLSLPYSASNPANSQEKAAECEAAGEFIANLLAMDLKPKDIVTKKSLENAVRVVVALAGSTNAVLHLLAIARTAEIDFGLEDFKKINATTPVLGDFKPSGKYMMEDLHDQGGLPAFMRYLLDNGLLHGDCMTVTGKTIAENLANVAPIKVAKGSVINPIDSPVKETGHLCILTGNLAPEGSVAKISGKEGVSFTGPAKVYNSEQEANDAMKNMEVQKGDVVVIRFVGPKGGPGMPEMLKPTSIIIGAGLGADVALITDGRFSGGTHGFVVGHVTPEAYTGGPIGLLQNGDMVTINGETLEISCDVSEETFAERKKTWVNKDLSHLNGTLKKYSQLVSTASEGCVTDKD
- the ilvN gene encoding acetolactate synthase small subunit produces the protein MKRRYTISVFTENFIGILSRITLIFTRRGINIDGFTASESREEGIYRITIEVNTTEEQVIQLSRQIEKIIDVIKAFYYLDDEMVFQEIALYKIPIDSIDPGLEKVIRQYNAKIISAEKDFVVVEMTGHKEDTQDLLEVLKEFNVLEFVRSGRVAVAKPMVSIDKYL
- the leuC gene encoding 3-isopropylmalate dehydratase large subunit, producing MEKKSLFDKIWDAHVIQSIPSGPDVFFIDKHFIHEVTSPVAFLNLEKRGNKVMFPERTIATPDHNVPTVDQDKTIKDQLSRMQVEKLRENCKKHGIDLHDLGTDHHGIVHVIGPELGITQPGMTIVCGDSHTSTHGAFGTIAFGIGTSEVEMVFATQCIMQAKPKKMRITIDGELGKGVTSKDIILYIIAQISASGGTGYFIEYAGSAIRSLSMEARMTICNMSIEMGARGGLIAPDETTFEYLKGKQYSPKGEEWDKAVAHWKTLQTDEGATFDVEYQYDAADIEPMITYGTNPGMGVKVRGNIPTTDGMNESENKSYIKSLDYMGFQPGEAMEGKKIDYVFVGSCTNGRIEDLRSVAQFVKGKKKADNITAWIVPGSREVEKKAIEEGIVQTLEEAGFKLRQPGCSACLAMNDDKIPSGKYAVSTSNRNFEGRQGPGSRTLLASPLTVAAVAITGVITDPRDIIEELVQEK
- a CDS encoding alpha-isopropylmalate synthase regulatory domain-containing protein; protein product: MRREKNIEIMDTTLRDGEQTSGVSFLPSEKLQIAKLLLEELRVDRIEVASARVSEGEMEGVKRITNWAEERGFLGSIEVLGFVDTPKSVDWMVEAGAKVMNLLTKGSLNHLTHQLKKTPEVHFAEIEKCISYARTHGIEVNVYLEDWSNGMRNSRDYALSMIEFLSQQPVKRIMLPDTLGLLCPDEVKEFLELICDKFPEVHFDFHAHNDYDLSVANVLHAVNTGAKGIHTTVNGLGERAGNAPLESIVAVIKDFTPCHLNVNESKIYRISKLVEQFSGLRIPANKPVVGENVFTQTAGVHADGDNKKNLYFSDLLPERFGRTRKYALGKTSGKANISKNLEELGISLEPEELTRVTQKIIELGDKKERVTTEDLPYIISDVLQNNSINKDIVIDGYHMVHSKGLKPSVQLRVKIFDNYYEQNASGDGQYDSFMKALKKIYKGLDMQLPKLTDFHISIPPGGKTDAFVECVITWDLNGRIFKTKGLDSDQTIAAMMATEKMLNIIEQIKNSNKTEKKNPYGNEYSPITW